The genomic stretch TGGGTGCCGGCCGTGAAGCCGGTGATGGCCCGCGAGGCCACCAGCAACGGGAAGCTCCGCAGGGGGATCGCGGCGGCGGCCAGGGCGTAGCCGGCGAAGGCGCCCAGCAGGCAGATCAGGATGCCCCGCTTGCGGCCGATGCTGTCCGAGAGGCGGGCCACGTAGATCGAGCCGAACAGCCAGGTGAGGAAGAAGGTGCCGATGGCGATGCCTTTAGAGGACCTGCGCCTGGGATCGGGAGGTGGCCTCCGGCAGGAAACCCGAGCCGGCCTTGAGCAGCAGCGTGTCGAAGATCGGGAAGGCCAGCCCCTGGCCCATCACATCCACGAAGCACACCACCATCAGGGCGAGCACGGCGAGCCTGAGGGCTGGGCTCGAGGGCCCGGGGATGGCGGCGCCGCTCATGCTCACGATGGAGGGTGGGGTGGATCGTCCCATCGTGTTCACGGCCTGGGCATCTGGCTACGAGAGGTGACAACGCTCTGAAGTTCCCCAGGCAGGTGCGGTGGGACCCCTGAGCGCAGGAGGCCCCGCGGTGCCGCCGCCGGGCATGGAGATCGCGCCATCCGGCCGTTGTGGCCAGCGCTGCCAGGGCGCTTTGGGCTGACTAGTTTTCGCTCAGATGATCCGGCTGCTTTCCGCCCCATGGATTCCCTTCTCGAGCGGCTGCTGGATGCTGCACCGGTCAACATCAACGTGGTGGACGCCGAGGGGCGGATCCTCTACATCAACGAGGCCACGGCTGCCTGCCTGGGACGATCCAAGGCGGAGCTCCTGGGGGGCTCGGACCGGGATCTCCTTCCTCCCGAGCAGTTCGAAGCCATCCGGGAAACGGATCGGGAGGTGCTGCGCACCGGCAAGCCGGCGCGCACACGCATCCGCCTCGACTTCCCCACCGGGGGAAAGCTGATGATCGACCAGAAGTTTCCCCTGACGCTGCCGGACGGCTCCATCGCGGTTGGAGGGATCGCCATCACGCTGGACGACGACTGATCGTTGCGGCCTCCGGCTTCACCCGTTCGAAGGCCGACCAGATTCGCAGGCTTGCGGCGGTGCCGTGGTCTGCACTGCAGTGGCCCATGATCCGGCGCCCACCCCCCGTTACCCCAACCTGCCCGTGAGCGAACCTGACCCCTCGGCCATCCTGGCCATCGCCAGCGGTTATGGCGTGTCCAAGGCGCTGCTCACGGCCGTTGGGCTCGGACTGCACACGCGGCTGGCGGCCGGGCCGATGACGTGCGAAGCGATCGCTGCCGCCTTCGAACTGCAGCCCCGGCCAGCCCGCGACTTTCTCGATCTGCTGGTGTCGGTGGACATGCTGGCCCGTGAGGGAGACGGGCCCCAGTCGCTCTATGGCAACACACACGCCACTGCTCGTTTTCTGGATCGCGGCCAGCCGGACTACATCGGTGGGCTGCCGGAGATCTGGGAGCTGCGCGACTACCGCTTCTGGGCCGACCTCACCGAGGCCCTGCGCACCGGCCTGCCCCAGAACGAGGCGAAGCATGCCGGCACACCGTTCTTCGAGGCGATGAACGCCGATCCGGAGCGGCTGGAGGCCTTCATGAACGCCATGAACGGCTCCTCGATCCGCAACTTCCAGGCTCTGGCGAGGGCGTTCCCCTTCGGCTCCTACGACACGCTCACCGACATCGGCGGAGCCGACGCGCTGCTGTGCCGTGAGGTGGCCGCCGTGCACCCAGCCATCCACTGCGTGAGCTTCGATCTGCCGCCCGTCACGCCGATCGCCGATCGCCGGATCGCCGCGGCCGGTCTGGGGGAGCGGATCCACGCCGTGTCCGGTGATTTCTTCGCGGACCCCTGGCCGCCGGCGGAGCTGATCACGATGGGGATGATCCTCCACGACTGGAACCTGGAGCGGAAGCAGACCCTGATCCGCAAGGCCTACGACGCGTTGCCGGAGCGGGGGGCGCTGATCGCGATCGAGGCCTTCATCGACGACGCCCGCCGCCACAACACCTTCGGGCTGTTCATGTCGCTGATGATGCTGATCGAGTTCGGCGACGCCTTCGACTTCACGGCGGCCGAGTTCCGCCTGTGGTGCTCCGAAGCTGGCTTCAGCCGCTTCGAGACGATCCCGCTGGAGGGGCCCTCCAGCGCCGTGGTGGCCTACAAGGATCCCCGCTGAGGCGGCTCGGCCCCCAGGGTGGGCAGGAACCGGGGCGGTCGGCGGTGCCGGGTGGCCTGCTCGAAGGCAAAGGCGTAGCCGAGCAGCTTGCCCTCCTGCCAGGGCCCGGCGAAGAACGAGAGCCCCACCGGCAGGCCCTGCACCTGGCCGGCGGGCACGGAGATGTGGGGGTAGCCCGCCACGGCGGGCGGCGTGGAGCAGCCGCCTGGAAGGATGTGATCGCCCACCAGCGGATCGATCACGAAGGGCGGCGAGCCTTCGGTGGGGGCGATCAGCGCCTCGAGCCGGTGCTCGCGCAGGGCCCGGTCGATGCCATCGGTGCGGCTCAGCCGGCGCAGCTCCGCCATCACCTGAAGGCAGGCCGGCTCGCCTGGGTCGCCCTTGGTCTGAGCCTGCTCCAGGAACTCCTGCTGGAAATACGGCATCACCGCGGCGGCATGGTCGCGGTTGAAGCGGATCAGCTCCTCCAGCGAGCGCACCGGTGCCAGCGGATGGCTCTGCAGGTAACTGTTGAGGTTGGCCTTGAGGCCGTAGCGGAAGAGTTCCAGCTCCAGCTCGCCGAAGAAGGGCAGCGCGCTGGCGCGCACCGGATCGATGATCTCGGCACCCAGATCCTTGAGCTGGGCGATCGCCTGCTCGATCACCGCATCGCTTCCCTCGTGCTGGCCGAAGCACTCCCGCGCCACCCCCAGGCGGGCCCCCTGCAACGCCGCCGGGTCGAGGAAGGCGCCGTAGTCCGGGGGGCGGTGCTCATCGGCGGGGTCGGTGGCGGGGTCATCGGGGTCGCGGCCGGCCAGCGCGTTGAGCAGCAGGGCCACTTCGGCCACGCTGCGCGCCATCGGCCCTGCGGTGTCCTGCGGATCGGCCACCCCGATCACCCCGGCGCGGCTGATCAGGCCCACGGTGGGTTTGAGCCCCACCACGGCGTTGCTGGAGGCCGGCCGCACGATCGAGCCATCCACCTCCGCACCGATCGCCGCCGTGCACAAACCCGCCGCCACCGCCACCGCCGAGCCGGAGCTGGAGCCCAGCGGACTGCGATCGAGCACGTAGGGGTTGCGCACCTGGCCGCCACGGCTGCTCCAGCCACTGCAGGCGCGGGTGGAGCGCATGTAGCCCCACTCGCTCATGTTGGTCTTGCCGAGCAGCACCGCACCGGCCTGCCGCAGGCGGGCCACCACGGCCGCATCCCGCGGCGCGATGTTGCCCACCAGGGCCAGCGACCCGGCGGTGGTCATCATCCGGTCGGCGGTGTCGAGGCTGTCCTTCACCAGCACGGGAACCCCATGCAGCGGGCCGCGGGGGCCGCGCTCCTGGCGCTCCCGATCCAGGGCGGCGGCGATCGCTTCGGCGTCGGGATTGATCTCGATCACCGCGCGCAGCGTGGGCCCCGCGGCATCGAGCGCCGTGATGCGCTCGAGGCAGGCCTGGCACACCGCCAGGGCGGTGCAGGCGCCCTGCTCGAAGGCGTCCTGGAGCTCGGCGATGCTGCAGGTCGCCAGGTCGAGGCTCATGGCTTGCGGATGGTCAGGACGGCTGGGGGGCCTGACAGTTGTCTAGCTGGGCGTCGCTGCCCTCAGCGCCGGCTGCCTCGCCGGGGCCCTGGTTCTCCAGCGCCCGGTCGCCGCTGACCAGAGCGTGGACTGCTGGATGAACACCAGCCAGCAGACCTGCACGGCCAGACCCTGGGGCCAGGGGGGCTTCGAGATCAGCTTCAGCCGTGGTGCGATTTTCCGCTTCGTGCCCGCCGGTCCTCCCACCACCGACAAGCGGCCGATGCGCGATGAGCAGGGCCGCCTCTGGCTGATGAGCGGCCACCACAGCTTCGAGCTCTTCGAACAGGGCGGCGATGGCAACCGGATCTCCGTGTCCCGCGTGCGCAGCCAGGGCGCCCCGGCGATGCGTCACCAGGCCCACAGCAAAGTGAAGCTCAGCGGCCACGGCCAGCCCACCGTGACCCTCTAGGCCAAGCCGAACTACGGCTCCGCGATCGCCGGCTTGGGCGTGTCGGGCGAGAGGCTCGACAAGCTCGCGTGCACCTCCAACAGCCAGGGCACCTGGTGCCGGGTGGGCTACCCCGGTCAGAGCGGCCGTGTGCTCTGGGCGCCCAGCGGGTCGCTGATCTTCCTCGGCGACGGGGAATGAGCCCTCGCTAACCTACCGCTACCGCTCCCTTGGGGCCGGGTAGGTTGACCATGACAGGGTTGCTGGATGCTGTGGAGGATCCGGGATTCGCTGATGGTCCTGAGGGATGGTGAATCCACGAACGATCCTCCGCCTATCCAGGCTTTCTGGCGGAATTTCGCCAGCATCTCAGCCGTGGCGCCGCCTT from Synechococcus sp. CBW1107 encodes the following:
- a CDS encoding acetylserotonin O-methyltransferase — protein: MVCTAVAHDPAPTPRYPNLPVSEPDPSAILAIASGYGVSKALLTAVGLGLHTRLAAGPMTCEAIAAAFELQPRPARDFLDLLVSVDMLAREGDGPQSLYGNTHATARFLDRGQPDYIGGLPEIWELRDYRFWADLTEALRTGLPQNEAKHAGTPFFEAMNADPERLEAFMNAMNGSSIRNFQALARAFPFGSYDTLTDIGGADALLCREVAAVHPAIHCVSFDLPPVTPIADRRIAAAGLGERIHAVSGDFFADPWPPAELITMGMILHDWNLERKQTLIRKAYDALPERGALIAIEAFIDDARRHNTFGLFMSLMMLIEFGDAFDFTAAEFRLWCSEAGFSRFETIPLEGPSSAVVAYKDPR
- a CDS encoding PAS domain-containing protein; this encodes MDSLLERLLDAAPVNINVVDAEGRILYINEATAACLGRSKAELLGGSDRDLLPPEQFEAIRETDREVLRTGKPARTRIRLDFPTGGKLMIDQKFPLTLPDGSIAVGGIAITLDDD
- a CDS encoding amidase, with translation MSLDLATCSIAELQDAFEQGACTALAVCQACLERITALDAAGPTLRAVIEINPDAEAIAAALDRERQERGPRGPLHGVPVLVKDSLDTADRMMTTAGSLALVGNIAPRDAAVVARLRQAGAVLLGKTNMSEWGYMRSTRACSGWSSRGGQVRNPYVLDRSPLGSSSGSAVAVAAGLCTAAIGAEVDGSIVRPASSNAVVGLKPTVGLISRAGVIGVADPQDTAGPMARSVAEVALLLNALAGRDPDDPATDPADEHRPPDYGAFLDPAALQGARLGVARECFGQHEGSDAVIEQAIAQLKDLGAEIIDPVRASALPFFGELELELFRYGLKANLNSYLQSHPLAPVRSLEELIRFNRDHAAAVMPYFQQEFLEQAQTKGDPGEPACLQVMAELRRLSRTDGIDRALREHRLEALIAPTEGSPPFVIDPLVGDHILPGGCSTPPAVAGYPHISVPAGQVQGLPVGLSFFAGPWQEGKLLGYAFAFEQATRHRRPPRFLPTLGAEPPQRGSL